In the Ipomoea triloba cultivar NCNSP0323 chromosome 6, ASM357664v1 genome, one interval contains:
- the LOC116023340 gene encoding uncharacterized protein LOC116023340, translating into MALSCKNKLKFIDGSITKPSEDDQKFDVWTRCNDMIDTAYGIWRDLKRRFSQQDLFRIAEIKCEIYQAKQGDNSLNEYLTQQKLLWDELQILRPSIICNCTVKCNCGKKIDKLNEQIERDKLSIFLIGLHDRYTGARNQIMLMRPLPDVCDAYSMIAQQERQFHIGATGFASQLHQAGEACVIGNVLMSRTSSGPQQNFMKFAGGNKKPMCTFCGFTGHTEDKWYKKHGYPPGWKPRPRNQGFVNHTQGLLTAQQLNIDEGISFTQNDFKKFMEFVQIQKSYGEKVSMNTPLDQSAHEAHANIISANLMPGTQTEGTNSSLKLADYKENEWIIDSGATHHVVCSMNLLTKHKEVHNMHVGLPNGQ; encoded by the exons ATGGCATTGTCATGCAAGAATAAACTCAAGTTTATTGATGGTTCCATCACCAAGCCATCAGAAGATGATCAGAAATTTGACGTGTGGACGCGGTGCAACGATATG ATCGACACTGCTTATGGAATATGGAGAGATCTGAAGCGTAGGTTCAGTCAACAAGATCTGTTTCGAATCGCTGAAATCAAATGCGAGATCTATCAAGCAAAACAAGGTGATAATTCTTTAAATGAGTACCTCACTCAACAAAAATTGTTATGGGATGAACTCCAAATTCTTAGGCCTTCTATAATTTGTAACTGCACTGTGAAGTGTAATTGTGGGAAGAAAATTGATAAACTGAATGAACAGATTGAAAGGGATAAATTGTCCATATTCCTTATTGGTTTACATGATAGATATACTGGTGCAAGAAACCAAATCATGCTCATGAGACCCCTACCGGATGTGTGTGATGCATATTCCATGATAGCTCAACAAGAGAGGCAATTTCACATTGGGGCCACAGGTTTTGCCAGTCAACTACACCAAGCTGGTGAGGCTTGTGTTATTGGGAATGTTCTAATGTCTAGAACAAGCAGTGGTCCTCAACAGAATTTCATGAAATTTGCAGGAGGAAACAAGAAACCCATGTGTACTTTCTGTGGCTTTACAGGACACACAGAGGACAAGTGGTACAAGAAGCATGGGTATCCACCTGGTTGGAAGCCAAGGCCAAGAAATCAAGGTTTTGTTAATCACACTCAAGGTCTTTTGACAGCCCAACAACTAAACATTGATGAAGGTATTTCTTTCACTCAAAATGACTTCAAGAAGTTTATGGAATTTGTTCAAATACAAAAGTCATATGGGGAGAAAGTGTCTATGAACACACCACTGGATCAGTCAGCTCATGAAGCACATGCAAACATCATATCTGCTAACCTCATGCCAGGGACGCAAACTGAAGGTACAAACTCTTCACTTAAACTAGCAGATTACAAGGAAAATGAGTGGATAATAGATAGTGGTGCAACTCACCATGTTGTGTGTAGTATGAATCTGTTGACAAAGCACAAAGAAGTTCACAATATGCATGTTGGTCTGCCTAATGGACAATAG